Proteins from one Terriglobia bacterium genomic window:
- a CDS encoding HEAT repeat domain-containing protein, producing MLKLKILTGEREPDVLAECFSGLLSTAPERSLPLIAGFIDSEDIAVAEAALLALGSSRLPDALDLLKARQERTIGGPLRKIALLAIAMIRSDTAIEFLLASLTECSPAMAEDVVAALALFRTNERVRSRVESVVAQRNEKSTNEVFRQHF from the coding sequence TTGCTCAAACTGAAGATTCTTACCGGCGAGAGGGAACCCGATGTCCTGGCCGAATGTTTTTCAGGATTATTGTCAACCGCGCCGGAGAGATCCCTGCCACTGATTGCCGGCTTTATCGATTCCGAAGATATAGCCGTTGCCGAAGCGGCCCTGCTGGCCTTGGGATCATCGAGGCTGCCCGATGCTTTGGATTTGCTGAAAGCCAGACAGGAAAGGACGATAGGCGGTCCACTGCGAAAGATTGCGCTGCTGGCGATAGCTATGATTCGGTCAGACACAGCAATTGAATTCCTCCTGGCATCGCTTACGGAGTGTAGCCCGGCTATGGCAGAGGACGTGGTTGCGGCGCTGGCCTTGTTCCGCACCAATGAAAGGGTACGAAGTCGTGTGGAGAGCGTGGTGGCACAGAGGAACGAGAAGAGCACGAACGAAGTGTTCCGCCAACACTTTTAA